The DNA window CGCGGGAGCTGCCTCCCAGGCCACCGCGGAGCAGGACAAGCGCGACGCCTACTTCACCTTGTACGAGGTGCTCGTTGCCCTCGCCAAGCTGTCTGCCCCCTTCACCCCCTTCCAGGCCGAGGCGCTCTACCAGAACCTGGTACGCCGCCCCTGGCCGACCTCGCAGCCTGGGAGCGTGCACCTCTGCGCCTTCCCCCAGGCCGACGAGGCCGCCATCGATGAAGGGCTCGCCCAGGAGGTGCGCACCGTGCGTGACCTCGTCTCCCTGGGGCTCCAGGTCCGAACGGCCCACAAGCTCAAGGTGCGCCAGCCGCTGGGCAGGGCCGACATCGTCCTCAGCGACCAGAGCCTCACCGCGGCGCTGCAGAGGGAAGAGAACGCCTGGCTCATTCGTGACGAGCTGAACATGAAAGAGCTGCGGTTCCTCAAACCGGGAGAAGAAGGAGCGGAGGTTCGCTACGTGCTGAAGCCCAACTTCCGCGCGCTCGGCCCGAAGCTCGGCAAGAAGGTGCAGCTCGCCAAGCAGGCGCTGGCCAAAGCTGACGCCTCCGCGCTCCGGACGCAGCTCGCCCTGGAGGGCAAGGTGCCGCTCGATCTGGAAGGCGAGCGGATCGAGCTCGGACCCGAAGAAATCGAAGTCGCCGTGGAGGCCTCGGAGGGCTTCGCCGCCGCCGGCGGACGCGTGGGGGTGGTCGTCCTCCACACCGCGCTCACCGACGCACTGCGGGACGAGGGGCTGGGGCGTGAGCTTCTGTCGCGCGTACAAGGGCTCCGCAAGGAGCTGGACCTCGGGTTCACCGAGCGTATCCGGCTCGCGATCGATGGCAGCGAGCGCGTGAAGCGCGTGGCAGACGCCTGGCGCGAGACGCTCCAACAGGAGGCGCTCGCGATCGCTGTCGAGCTGAAGGCCGACGCGGTCATCGGCGAGCGGCGTGAGTTGACCGTCGACGGTGAGGCACTCATCCTGGTGCTTGGGCGGGTGTCGAACCCCTGACGAGCCTCGCTCCCGCGGGTCGGCCATGGTCAGCAAAGGACTGAACTCGGAAAAGCCCAAGGCCAGGAGCTTCCTGGCCCTCCCGGCCGACTACGCCGGCCTCCTCCGTGAGCTGAAGGGACGAATCCGGTCCACACAGGCGAAGGCCGCGGTCCTCGTCAACCGGGCCTTGATCGATCTCTATCTACACATCGGTCGCCGCCTGGCAGAGCAAGAGAGCAAAAAGGGCTGGGGTGAGAAGGTCGTCGAGAAGCTGGCCAGCGATCTTCGCGCTGCTTTCCCTTCCATCCGCGGGTTCTCTCGGAGCAACCTGTTCCACATGCGCCAGGTCTACCTGGCATGGGCAGACGCCGACGAGTCAGTCCAACAGCTTGTTGGACTGATCCCCTGGGGTCACCATCTGCTCCTCGTCGCTCGGGTGCAGAAGCCCGCAATCCGCATCTGGTATCTCCAGCAAGCCGTCGTCCATGGCTGGAGTCGAGCGGTGCTCACCTTCCAGATCGAGTCACGCCTCCACAAGCGACAGGGAAAGGCGCTGTCGAACTTCGAGCAAACCCTGCTCTCCCCTCAGTCCGAGCTTGCACAGCAGACGCTGAAGGACCCATACATCTTCGACTTCCTCTCGCTGGGACCAGACATCCAGGAGCGTCAGCTCGAGCAAGCGCTGGTCGTCCACGTCCAGCGTTTCCTCCTGGAACTCGGCGTCGGCTTCGCGTTCGTCGGGAGGCAGGTTCATCTCGCCGTGGGCGAGGAAGACTTCTACCTCGACCTCCTCTTCTACCACCTGAAGCTGCGCTGCTTCGTCGTCATCGAGCTGAAAGCCGTGCCTTTCAAGCCGGAGTTCGCGGGCAAGATGAACTTCTATCTCTCGGCAGTGGACGCGAAGCTGCGCCACGCTGACGATCGTCCGAGCATCGGGCTCCTCCTGTGCAAATCCAAGGAGAGGCTGGTGGTCGAGTACGCGCTCCGTGGCCTCGCCAAGCCCATTGGCGTTGCCGAGTGGGAGACGCGCATCGTCGAGTCTCTTCCGGATGAGCTGAAGGGGAGCCTCCCGACTGTGGAAGAGTTGGTCGAGGAGCTGGAGAGCCACGGCCCCCAGTCCAACACGCACACCCGCCCTGCATCTGCCACGAAGCTGGAGAAGGACAGCGCCCGCTCAGCCACGCGCTCCCGCCCTGCATCTACCGCGAAGCGCAAGGGGTGACCCTGATACCCCAAAAGACCCCTCCGTGACGTCCTGTCAGCGTGATGGTGCCCCCTCGTGCACGTCAGGAGGCCTTGTGCTCGGGCCACCTCGTGACCGTCACGATGCCTTCCTGAGCTGGGCCTCCGCTCGCTGAGTCCATTCATCATGGTGCGCCAGCAGGTCTTTCAGGTCGCCATAGACGGCCACACAGCCCGCCTCGAGGAGCCTCTCCTCGGACCAGCCTCCTGTCCGCACCCCGATCGCCGAGAGTCCCAGCTTGCCCGCCGCCTCGGCGTCGTAGGGCGTGTCGCCGACGACCATCACCTCGCGCAGATCCACGCTCCCCAGCTTGTCGAGCGCTGCCTCGAAGATGTCCGGGTGAGGCTTGCTTCGATCGGCGTCGTCGCTCGAGGTGGACGCCTCGATGAGATCCTCTACACCCGTCAGCTCGACGAGCGCGTCCAGCTCCCTCTCGTTCGCCGAAGACGCAAGCACGACCCTCCGCCCCTCGCTCGCCATCCGCTCGAACAGCGCGCGCACCCCCGGAAAGGGACGGACCCGAGGAAAGTACTTCTCCATGTACAGCTCGGAGCGCTGCTCTTCCAGCTCCTCCCCGAAGCGCTTCAGCTCCTCGGCGCTGAAGTAAGAGGGCAGGAGCTGATCCGCTCCCTTGCCGATGTCCCATCGGAGCCGCTCCGCGGGGACATCACGGCCGAAGCGAAGCATGGCCTCCCGCCAAGCCTCGGCATGGAGGTCCACAGAATCCACCAGGGTACCATCAATGTCGAACAGGACGGCGCTCACCATGTAGAATCACGTGCATCGCGATGAGTCCTCTCGCCATCGGGGAAAGCCCTGATCCAGGGCTCAGGATCACGTCCTCGGGCCAGGGCTCGCATTCGCCTCCCGAGGCGCAATACGGGAGACCCGTCCGACAGAACCCGCGCATGCTCGGCCGTGCCCGCTTCACCTGCACCCTCCTCGCCTCCCTGGTGCTCACCGCCCCCACCCGGGCCGAGCCCATGGCTGCCGCGCTCATCGCCGTCGACCGAGACGACGACGACGGCGATCGCAGACCCGACGCCGAGCAGCAGCTCGTACCCACCGCCCCGGAGCTCCTGGGGCTGAAGGTGCCAGCCGCTGCGCGCTCGACCCCCGTGGAGCTTCCTCCCAGCCTGCGCCTCCTGGTCGATGGGCGAGCCCTCACGCCTGGCGCGCGGGTGCCTCCTGGGGCCCAGCGGATCGAGCTGCAAGCCCTCCGGCCGGGGAGCCATGACCTGCGCCTCTTCGGCCAGTCCCTTCGCGTGAGCGCCGTGGAGGTCCGCGCCCTCGATGGCGCCGGAAAGGCCATCGACCTGGCGCGCTCGCACGCCTCCCTCCAGCGGACCCCCCCGGATCGACTCGGTGACGATCCCCTCGCCGATCTCGACGATCCGGACGCGCTGCGGTTCCTCGTCATCGGGACCGCCGACGACCTCCCCACCACGGTGGACGTCCTGTCCCTCGCGCCCTCGGGCGAGGTCATGGACCGCCTCGCCGACGTCGCGCTCGGCCACGTCTCCTGCCCCACGGACATCGTACCCACCCTGGTGTGTGGCTCCACGCGTCCAATCCGAGCGGTGGTCGACGACATCGACAGAAGCCACCCCGTCATCGCGGATCGTTCCCTCAAGACCCGGCTCGGGGGCGCACTGGTCGTCGCCGCACCAGGAGGGGGCAAGCTGCAGATGATCCGCGTCGGGGGCCCTCGCGCCTCGGCCGTCGGCCCCATCGAGCGTTACCGGGCGCGCCTGCGGGTCCACCTGGTGAGAGCGAGGGCGGGCGGACGACCCCCGGTCGGCGCCGACGACGCCGACGCCGCGAACCTCATCCGTGGCGAAGTGGAGCGGGCCAACATGCTGTGGGGGGCGTGCGGGATCAGCTTCGGATCCCCCGACGATCTCGACATCCGGGTGGTCGACCCTCCACGCGCCCACCTCCTCGCCCTCGGCTGTGACCACGGCCTCCCGGCCAGCGGCGGTGAGATTCGCTTCCGGGTCGACGGCCGTGAGATCTCCGTGCGCGTGAACGCAGGAATGAAGCCGGCCGCTGCTGCGCGGGTCGTGGCGGCCGCCGTGAACGCTGCCGGTTTCTCGGCGCGCGT is part of the Chondromyces crocatus genome and encodes:
- a CDS encoding ImmA/IrrE family metallo-endopeptidase: MLGRARFTCTLLASLVLTAPTRAEPMAAALIAVDRDDDDGDRRPDAEQQLVPTAPELLGLKVPAAARSTPVELPPSLRLLVDGRALTPGARVPPGAQRIELQALRPGSHDLRLFGQSLRVSAVEVRALDGAGKAIDLARSHASLQRTPPDRLGDDPLADLDDPDALRFLVIGTADDLPTTVDVLSLAPSGEVMDRLADVALGHVSCPTDIVPTLVCGSTRPIRAVVDDIDRSHPVIADRSLKTRLGGALVVAAPGGGKLQMIRVGGPRASAVGPIERYRARLRVHLVRARAGGRPPVGADDADAANLIRGEVERANMLWGACGISFGSPDDLDIRVVDPPRAHLLALGCDHGLPASGGEIRFRVDGREISVRVNAGMKPAAAARVVAAAVNAAGFSARVSDNATIAAAAHGASDVLIRRAGGALSLLEPPATGRVSTDRTLTACLGAVDLEDGLQHFGDIDAIAGTVEERALIKAHDDGDPSTIDVFIVPSFAGGGRIGESFIHADGGAIRNTIIEDRAGLRADRASFTLAHELGHVLLDDPGHPDDFGADTPTRLMDADAANPSAYGPRRLLISECERAVRQSGPSAPVPLLLPWPLAPLGREP
- a CDS encoding PDDEXK nuclease domain-containing protein, giving the protein MVSKGLNSEKPKARSFLALPADYAGLLRELKGRIRSTQAKAAVLVNRALIDLYLHIGRRLAEQESKKGWGEKVVEKLASDLRAAFPSIRGFSRSNLFHMRQVYLAWADADESVQQLVGLIPWGHHLLLVARVQKPAIRIWYLQQAVVHGWSRAVLTFQIESRLHKRQGKALSNFEQTLLSPQSELAQQTLKDPYIFDFLSLGPDIQERQLEQALVVHVQRFLLELGVGFAFVGRQVHLAVGEEDFYLDLLFYHLKLRCFVVIELKAVPFKPEFAGKMNFYLSAVDAKLRHADDRPSIGLLLCKSKERLVVEYALRGLAKPIGVAEWETRIVESLPDELKGSLPTVEELVEELESHGPQSNTHTRPASATKLEKDSARSATRSRPASTAKRKG
- a CDS encoding HAD family hydrolase, coding for MVSAVLFDIDGTLVDSVDLHAEAWREAMLRFGRDVPAERLRWDIGKGADQLLPSYFSAEELKRFGEELEEQRSELYMEKYFPRVRPFPGVRALFERMASEGRRVVLASSANERELDALVELTGVEDLIEASTSSDDADRSKPHPDIFEAALDKLGSVDLREVMVVGDTPYDAEAAGKLGLSAIGVRTGGWSEERLLEAGCVAVYGDLKDLLAHHDEWTQRAEAQLRKAS